A region of Streptomyces sp. NBC_01788 DNA encodes the following proteins:
- a CDS encoding MarR family winged helix-turn-helix transcriptional regulator: MTSPDADGLLADQLLRLTRRLHRIQKRHLEERALGITPAQSRLLRTLAHFGEPPRMADLAKSLEVVPRAVTTLVDGLEANGKVRRAPDPANRRVIRIELTDDGRTALRELHRARRAAAEEILAPLTGEQRETLGGLLDTLVGTVPAQGRGC; this comes from the coding sequence ATGACCTCCCCCGACGCCGACGGTCTCCTCGCCGACCAACTGCTGCGGCTCACCCGCCGGCTGCACCGCATCCAGAAGCGGCACCTCGAAGAGCGCGCCCTCGGCATCACGCCGGCCCAGTCGCGGCTGCTGCGTACGCTGGCGCACTTCGGCGAGCCGCCCCGCATGGCGGATCTCGCCAAGTCGCTGGAGGTCGTGCCCCGAGCGGTGACCACACTGGTGGACGGCCTCGAAGCGAACGGCAAGGTGCGCCGGGCCCCCGATCCGGCCAATCGCCGGGTCATCCGCATCGAGCTCACCGACGACGGGCGCACGGCCCTGCGAGAGCTGCACCGCGCCCGCCGGGCCGCGGCGGAGGAGATCCTGGCGCCCCTGACGGGCGAGCAGCGCGAGACGCTCGGTGGACTGCTGGATACGCTGGTGGGCACGGTGCCTGCCCAGGGGCGCGGCTGCTGA
- a CDS encoding L,D-transpeptidase family protein, with protein sequence MWQRIPVGARQIVAVFGDDKTSPDSTLVLYEKHGAKWEPQMSWPAHNGKRGWAIEHRENDERSPVGVFTLSDAGGVLDDPGTRLPYTQDEDAFISPFYWEEAHWHDFDYVIAIDYNRLRGTRPDDPTRPLGQSKGGGIWLHLDHGDGTLGCVSVPESAMEYLLRRLDPKDKPVIVMGDKANLRL encoded by the coding sequence ATGTGGCAGCGGATACCCGTTGGCGCACGGCAGATAGTGGCGGTCTTCGGCGACGACAAGACCTCCCCCGACTCCACGCTCGTGCTCTACGAGAAGCATGGCGCCAAGTGGGAGCCGCAGATGAGTTGGCCGGCCCACAACGGCAAGCGCGGCTGGGCGATCGAGCACCGGGAGAACGACGAGCGCAGCCCGGTCGGAGTGTTCACCCTCTCCGACGCCGGCGGTGTCCTCGACGACCCGGGCACCCGGCTTCCGTACACGCAGGACGAGGATGCCTTCATCTCCCCCTTCTACTGGGAGGAAGCGCACTGGCATGACTTCGACTACGTCATCGCCATCGACTACAACCGTCTGCGTGGCACCCGCCCGGACGACCCGACCCGTCCGCTGGGCCAGAGCAAGGGTGGCGGCATATGGCTGCACCTGGACCACGGTGACGGCACGCTGGGATGCGTGAGTGTTCCGGAGTCCGCGATGGAGTACCTGCTCCGCAGGCTCGATCCGAAGGACAAGCCCGTCATCGTCATGGGGGACAAGGCCAATCTGCGGTTGTAG
- a CDS encoding ABC transporter ATP-binding protein, translated as MQIQDLPYPDPGVPDARSGPRLLWWLGRNQLGGQLKALAWGLLHFASVSSLPFCVGLAVQAVVDRSGAGLALAGGLLAVACAGNALGDTYLHRAAVTNWITAAARVQQLLARKAAGLGSGLTRRVAAGEVVAVSTADVEKIGWFVEAVSRFTAAALTIVLVCIALLVYQPALGVVVAVGLPALALAVLPLLPRATRRADVQREKAGRATELASDTVAGLRVLRGIGGEELFLDRYRRASQEVRHAAVRSARMWSLIAAIQVLLPGLLLIGVVCYGVHLARAGRISVGELVTVYSSVMVLTYPLRHFVEIAMAYSFSRPSATRAARVLSLERATDGTGTRAPFVPSGDLHDPATGLRAPAGRLTAVVCGDPDAAGRLAERLGGHPTEPGTSARLGGIPLDELPLGSARTAVLVQDKDPVLLSGSLRALLDVPASGKVTAREALTAAQCDDVLDALAQSSPAAEDPMDVRITERGRSLSGGQRQRLALARSLITDPEVLVLDEPTSAVDSHTEARIAQGLRDLRAGRTTVVFTSSPLLLDHADRVVLVHEGTVAAVGLHRELLHTEPRYRAVVTRETDEERAAHGLLDDGGRPRAAPERRSDDAPRDDEAAPRDAAEEALEEMEEMEEMEETA; from the coding sequence ATGCAGATCCAAGACCTTCCGTATCCCGATCCAGGGGTTCCTGACGCACGCTCGGGTCCCCGACTCCTGTGGTGGCTGGGGCGGAACCAGCTGGGCGGTCAGCTGAAGGCACTGGCGTGGGGGCTGCTGCACTTCGCCTCCGTCTCCTCCCTGCCGTTCTGCGTCGGACTCGCCGTCCAGGCGGTCGTCGACCGTTCGGGTGCCGGGCTGGCCCTCGCCGGCGGACTGCTGGCGGTGGCGTGTGCCGGCAACGCGCTCGGCGACACCTACCTGCACCGCGCGGCGGTCACCAACTGGATCACCGCCGCCGCCCGCGTCCAGCAACTGCTCGCCCGCAAGGCCGCCGGGCTGGGCTCCGGACTGACCCGGCGGGTGGCCGCCGGCGAGGTGGTCGCCGTCTCCACGGCCGACGTCGAGAAGATCGGCTGGTTCGTGGAGGCCGTGTCCCGGTTCACGGCGGCGGCCCTCACCATCGTGCTGGTCTGTATCGCCCTGCTCGTCTACCAGCCCGCGCTGGGCGTGGTCGTCGCCGTGGGGCTGCCCGCGCTGGCTCTCGCGGTGCTGCCGCTGCTGCCCCGCGCGACCCGGCGCGCCGATGTCCAGCGGGAGAAGGCGGGCCGCGCCACCGAGCTGGCCTCGGACACCGTCGCCGGACTGCGGGTGCTGCGCGGCATCGGCGGGGAGGAGCTGTTCCTCGACCGCTACCGGCGCGCCTCACAGGAGGTGCGGCACGCCGCCGTCCGCAGTGCCCGCATGTGGTCCCTGATCGCCGCGATCCAGGTCCTGCTGCCGGGCCTGCTGCTGATCGGGGTCGTCTGCTACGGCGTCCATCTGGCCCGCGCGGGCCGGATCAGCGTGGGCGAACTCGTCACCGTCTACAGCTCCGTCATGGTCCTCACCTATCCGCTCCGGCACTTCGTCGAGATCGCCATGGCGTACTCCTTCTCCCGCCCCTCGGCCACCCGGGCCGCCCGAGTGCTGTCCCTGGAACGGGCCACCGACGGGACCGGGACACGGGCACCCTTCGTGCCGTCAGGTGATCTGCACGACCCGGCGACCGGCCTTCGGGCACCGGCCGGACGGCTCACCGCTGTGGTCTGCGGCGACCCGGACGCGGCAGGCCGGCTGGCGGAACGGCTCGGCGGCCACCCCACCGAGCCGGGCACCTCGGCGCGGCTCGGTGGCATACCGCTGGACGAGTTGCCGCTCGGCTCCGCGCGCACCGCCGTCCTGGTCCAGGACAAGGACCCCGTACTGCTGTCCGGATCTCTGCGCGCGCTGCTCGACGTGCCCGCCTCGGGGAAGGTCACCGCCCGGGAAGCACTCACCGCCGCCCAGTGCGACGACGTGCTGGACGCGCTCGCGCAGTCGTCGCCGGCCGCCGAGGACCCGATGGACGTCCGGATCACCGAGCGCGGCCGGTCCCTCTCCGGCGGCCAGCGCCAGCGCCTGGCTCTGGCCCGGTCACTGATCACCGACCCGGAGGTGCTCGTCCTGGACGAACCGACCTCCGCCGTCGACTCCCACACCGAGGCGCGGATCGCCCAAGGCCTGCGTGACCTGCGGGCCGGACGCACCACGGTGGTGTTCACCTCCTCGCCCCTCCTCCTGGACCACGCCGACCGGGTGGTGCTCGTCCACGAGGGCACGGTCGCCGCGGTCGGTTTGCACCGGGAGCTGCTGCACACCGAGCCCCGGTACCGCGCGGTGGTGACCCGGGAGACCGACGAGGAACGCGCCGCGCACGGCCTGCTCGACGACGGCGGCAGACCGCGGGCCGCACCGGAACGCCGGTCGGACGACGCGCCGCGCGACGACGAGGCCGCCCCGCGGGACGCCGCTGAAGAGGCCCTGGAAGAGATGGAGGAGATGGAAGAGATGGAGGAGACGGCGTGA
- a CDS encoding ABC transporter ATP-binding protein: protein MIGVAPPAYDPAAPTTADTLPVGSASTVRSYVTELLRRHRRDFVLLITVNTFAVLASMAGPWLLGGLVEGVSDRTRELHLPLTAGLFVLALLVQAAFVREVRLRGAMLGERMLADLREDFLVRSVGLPPGVLERAGTGDLLSRITTDIDRLANAMREAVPQLAIGVVWVALLLGGLIVTAPPLGAAVLLAVPLLVVGCRWYFRRAPSAYRSEAAGYAAVAAALTETVDAGRTVEAHRLGERRVALSELRITQWTAWERYTLWLRSVLFPVINVTHVTVLASVLMIGGVFVLRGWIGVGQLTTGALIAQMLVDPVGLILRWYDELQVAQVSLARLVGVRDIEPDAGDDSLAPAGRDVDADRVHFGYREGVDVLREVSLKVAPGTRLALVGPSGAGKSTLGRLLAGIYAPRDGRVALGGAELSRMPAERVRSHVALVNQEHHVFVGSLRDNLLLARTDAVDAELWAALGAVDADGWARALDDGLDTEVGSGGLALTPAQAQQIALARLVLADPHTLVLDEATSLLDPRAARHLERSLARVLDGRTVVAIAHRLHTAHDADVIAVVENGRITELGSHDELVSANGAYAALWRSWHG from the coding sequence GTGATCGGCGTGGCGCCCCCTGCCTACGACCCGGCGGCCCCGACGACGGCCGACACCCTGCCCGTCGGCTCCGCCTCGACCGTACGGTCCTATGTGACCGAACTGCTGCGCCGGCACCGGCGCGACTTCGTCCTGCTCATCACCGTCAACACCTTTGCCGTGCTGGCCTCCATGGCCGGTCCCTGGCTGCTGGGCGGTCTGGTGGAAGGGGTGTCGGACCGCACCCGCGAGCTGCATCTTCCCCTGACCGCGGGGCTGTTCGTCCTCGCGTTGCTCGTCCAGGCGGCGTTCGTACGGGAAGTGCGGCTGCGCGGGGCGATGCTCGGCGAGCGGATGCTCGCCGACCTGCGCGAGGACTTCCTCGTCCGGTCGGTGGGCCTGCCGCCGGGCGTGCTGGAACGGGCGGGCACCGGCGACCTGCTCTCCCGCATCACCACCGACATCGACCGGCTCGCCAACGCGATGCGGGAGGCCGTGCCGCAACTGGCGATCGGGGTCGTATGGGTCGCGCTGCTGCTGGGCGGTCTGATCGTGACCGCGCCACCGCTCGGCGCGGCCGTGCTGCTGGCCGTGCCGCTCCTGGTGGTCGGCTGCCGCTGGTACTTCCGGCGGGCGCCGTCCGCCTACCGCTCGGAGGCCGCGGGCTACGCCGCCGTGGCCGCCGCGCTCACCGAGACCGTCGACGCCGGGCGCACCGTGGAGGCACACCGCCTCGGCGAACGCCGCGTCGCCCTGTCGGAACTCCGGATCACCCAGTGGACCGCGTGGGAACGCTACACGCTCTGGCTGCGGTCGGTGCTCTTCCCTGTCATCAACGTCACCCACGTCACCGTGCTCGCCTCGGTGCTCATGATCGGTGGCGTGTTCGTCCTGCGGGGCTGGATCGGGGTCGGCCAGCTGACGACGGGCGCCCTCATCGCGCAGATGCTCGTCGACCCGGTGGGGCTGATCCTGCGCTGGTACGACGAGTTGCAGGTGGCGCAGGTGTCGCTGGCCCGGCTCGTCGGGGTGCGCGACATCGAGCCGGACGCCGGGGACGACTCCCTGGCCCCCGCCGGCCGTGACGTCGACGCGGACCGGGTGCACTTCGGCTACCGGGAGGGCGTCGACGTACTGCGCGAGGTCTCCCTGAAGGTCGCCCCGGGCACGCGGCTGGCCCTGGTCGGCCCGTCCGGCGCCGGGAAGTCCACGCTGGGCCGCCTGCTCGCCGGGATCTACGCGCCCCGGGACGGCCGGGTCGCGCTCGGCGGCGCCGAACTCTCCCGCATGCCCGCCGAGCGCGTCCGCTCCCATGTCGCCCTCGTCAACCAGGAGCACCACGTCTTCGTGGGCTCCCTGCGCGACAACCTGCTGCTCGCCCGCACGGACGCCGTCGACGCCGAGCTGTGGGCGGCGCTGGGCGCGGTCGACGCGGACGGCTGGGCCCGTGCCCTCGACGACGGTCTGGACACCGAGGTCGGCTCCGGGGGTCTTGCCCTCACCCCGGCCCAGGCCCAGCAGATCGCCCTCGCCCGGCTGGTCCTGGCCGATCCGCACACGCTGGTCCTGGACGAGGCGACCTCGCTGCTCGACCCACGTGCGGCCCGGCACCTGGAGCGGTCCCTGGCCCGCGTCCTGGACGGCCGCACGGTCGTCGCGATCGCCCACCGGCTCCACACGGCCCACGACGCCGACGTCATCGCCGTGGTCGAGAACGGCCGGATCACCGAGCTGGGCAGCCACGACGAACTCGTCTCGGCGAACGGCGCCTACGCGGCGCTGTGGCGCTCCTGGCACGGGTGA
- a CDS encoding DUF5709 domain-containing protein, with amino-acid sequence MDSADGWGDDVYQPDDSEVREDTGVLDPEDTLMNDGVDDPLDRGWSPPERPWAVEHTGVTAEERHQGETLDQRLSEEVPEPAAWDGDDMGDCEDTDGELLDNEVGTARSGRLVAPDEGAHEDDESALVATDVGIDGAAASAEEAAMHVVDEETPQD; translated from the coding sequence GTGGACAGCGCCGACGGATGGGGAGACGACGTCTACCAGCCCGACGACTCCGAGGTCAGGGAGGACACGGGAGTGCTCGACCCGGAGGACACGCTGATGAACGACGGTGTCGACGACCCCCTGGACCGTGGCTGGTCGCCGCCGGAGCGGCCGTGGGCCGTGGAGCACACCGGCGTGACCGCCGAGGAGCGCCACCAGGGCGAAACCCTGGACCAGCGCCTCTCCGAGGAAGTGCCCGAACCGGCCGCCTGGGACGGCGACGACATGGGCGATTGCGAGGACACCGACGGGGAACTCCTGGACAACGAAGTGGGTACCGCCCGCTCCGGCCGTCTCGTCGCCCCCGACGAGGGAGCGCACGAGGACGACGAGAGCGCCCTGGTCGCCACCGACGTGGGCATCGATGGCGCGGCCGCCTCCGCCGAGGAGGCCGCGATGCACGTCGTCGACGAGGAAACCCCTCAGGACTGA
- a CDS encoding type B 50S ribosomal protein L31 — MQQDKHPDYHPVVFRDRAAGYAFLTRSTASSEQTIEWDDGATYPVVDVEISSESHPFYTGKARTVDSEGRIARFERRYGGGQAPGGDGAA, encoded by the coding sequence ATGCAGCAGGACAAGCACCCCGACTACCACCCCGTCGTCTTCCGGGACCGCGCCGCCGGGTACGCCTTCCTCACCCGGTCCACCGCGAGCAGTGAGCAGACCATCGAGTGGGACGACGGCGCGACCTACCCGGTCGTGGACGTGGAGATCTCCTCGGAGAGCCACCCCTTCTACACCGGCAAGGCCCGCACGGTGGACTCGGAGGGCCGGATCGCCCGGTTCGAGCGGCGCTACGGCGGCGGTCAGGCTCCCGGAGGTGACGGAGCCGCCTGA
- a CDS encoding metal-dependent hydrolase, whose product MMGPAHSLSGAAAWLGVGAAVSAAGHPMPWPVLLVGALICAGAALAPDLDHKAATISRAFGPVSHALCEIVDKLSYAVYKATRMKGDPRRSGGHRTLTHTWLWAVLIGAGTSVLAITGGRWAVLGILFVHMVLAIEGLLWRAARGSSSAVLVWLLAATSAWILVDILDQPGNGSDWLFTAPGQEYLWLGLPIVLGALMHDLGDALTVSGCPILWPIPIGRRRWYPIGPPKAMRFRAGDWVELKVLMPAFMVIGGLGCVVALNVN is encoded by the coding sequence ATGATGGGACCAGCACACTCACTGTCGGGAGCGGCGGCCTGGCTCGGCGTCGGAGCGGCGGTCTCGGCGGCGGGGCACCCGATGCCCTGGCCGGTCCTGCTGGTCGGTGCGCTGATCTGCGCGGGGGCCGCGCTCGCCCCGGACCTGGACCACAAGGCCGCCACCATCTCGCGGGCTTTCGGACCTGTCTCGCACGCGTTGTGCGAGATCGTCGACAAGCTGTCCTACGCCGTCTACAAGGCGACGCGGATGAAGGGAGACCCGCGCCGATCCGGCGGGCACCGGACGCTGACGCACACCTGGCTGTGGGCGGTGCTGATCGGGGCGGGCACCTCCGTGCTGGCGATCACCGGGGGCCGCTGGGCGGTGCTGGGCATTCTCTTCGTGCACATGGTGCTGGCCATCGAGGGTCTGCTCTGGCGGGCGGCCCGCGGCTCGAGCAGCGCGGTCCTGGTCTGGCTGCTGGCCGCGACCAGTGCCTGGATCCTGGTGGACATCCTCGACCAGCCCGGCAACGGCTCGGACTGGCTGTTCACCGCTCCCGGCCAGGAGTACCTGTGGCTGGGCCTGCCGATCGTGCTGGGAGCGCTGATGCACGACCTCGGGGACGCGCTGACCGTCTCCGGGTGCCCCATCCTGTGGCCGATACCCATAGGCCGCAGGCGCTGGTACCCCATCGGGCCGCCGAAGGCGATGCGGTTCCGGGCCGGCGACTGGGTCGAGCTCAAGGTGCTGATGCCGGCGTTCATGGTGATCGGTGGACTGGGCTGCGTGGTCGCGCTGAACGTCAACTGA
- a CDS encoding DEAD/DEAH box helicase, with amino-acid sequence MTLIDQLPPTADPDALYEAFESWAQERGLTLYPHQEEALIEAVSGANVIVSTPTGSGKSMIAAGAHFAALARDEVTFYTAPIKALVSEKFFELCKMFGTENVGMLTGDASVNADAPVICCTAEVLASIALRDGKDADVGQVVMDEFHFYAEPDRGWAWQIPLLELPQAQFVLMSATLGDVSFFEKDLTRRTGRPTAVVRSATRPVPLSYEYRRTPLTETLTDLLQTRQAPVYIVHFTQAQAVERAQALMSINMCSREEKEQIAELIGNFRFTTKFGRNLSRYVRHGIGVHHAGMLPKYRRLVEKLAQAGLLKVICGTDTLGVGVNVPIRTVLFTALTKYDGSRVRTLRAREFHQIAGRAGRAGYDTAGFVCAQAPEHVIENEKALAKAGDDPKKRRKVVRKKAPEGFVGWADSTFDKLIASEPEPLTSRFRVTHTMLLSVIARPGNAFEAMRRLLEDNHEPRKQQLRHIRRAIAIYRSLLDGGIVEKLDRPDAEGRIVRLTVDLQQDFALNQPLSTFALAAFELLDPESPSYALDMVSVVESTLDDPRQILAAQQNKARGEAVAAMKADGVEYEERMERLQEITYPKPLEELLFHAYNTYRKSHPWVGDHPLSPKSVIRDMYERAMSFTELVSFYELARTEGIVLRYLASAFKALEHTVPDDLKSEDLQDLIAWLGEMVRQVDSSLLDEWEQLANPEVMTAEEAQEKADQVKPVTSNARAFRVLVRNAMFRRAELAALDQVGELGEMDGESGWDAETWGEAMDKYWDEYDDLGTGPDARGPKLLVIKEEPQNGLWRVRQIFDDPAGDHDWGISAEVDLAASDAEGRAVVRVTDVGQL; translated from the coding sequence GTGACCCTCATCGATCAGCTCCCGCCGACCGCCGACCCCGACGCCCTGTACGAGGCCTTCGAATCCTGGGCGCAGGAGCGCGGTCTTACGCTCTACCCCCACCAGGAGGAGGCGCTGATCGAGGCGGTCTCCGGAGCCAACGTGATCGTGTCGACGCCCACCGGGTCCGGCAAGAGCATGATCGCCGCCGGCGCTCACTTCGCCGCGCTGGCCCGGGACGAGGTCACCTTCTACACGGCACCGATCAAAGCGCTGGTGTCGGAGAAGTTCTTCGAACTGTGCAAAATGTTCGGCACCGAGAACGTCGGCATGCTCACCGGCGACGCCTCCGTGAACGCCGACGCGCCCGTCATCTGCTGCACGGCGGAGGTCCTCGCGTCGATCGCCCTGCGCGACGGCAAGGACGCCGACGTCGGCCAGGTCGTCATGGACGAGTTCCACTTCTACGCGGAGCCCGACCGGGGCTGGGCCTGGCAGATTCCGCTGCTGGAACTGCCGCAGGCGCAGTTCGTCCTGATGTCGGCCACGCTCGGCGACGTCTCCTTCTTCGAGAAGGACCTCACCCGCCGCACCGGGCGCCCCACCGCGGTGGTCCGCTCGGCGACCCGCCCGGTCCCCCTGTCCTACGAGTACCGGCGCACACCGCTGACCGAGACGCTCACCGACCTGCTGCAGACGCGCCAGGCACCGGTGTACATCGTCCACTTCACCCAGGCGCAGGCCGTGGAGCGGGCACAGGCGCTGATGAGCATCAACATGTGCTCGCGCGAGGAGAAGGAGCAGATCGCCGAGCTGATCGGCAACTTCCGCTTCACCACCAAGTTCGGCCGCAACCTCTCCCGCTACGTCCGGCACGGCATCGGCGTCCACCACGCCGGCATGCTGCCCAAGTACCGGCGTCTGGTGGAGAAGCTGGCGCAGGCCGGTCTGCTGAAGGTGATCTGCGGCACGGACACGCTCGGCGTGGGCGTCAATGTGCCGATCCGTACGGTGCTGTTCACCGCGCTGACCAAGTACGACGGCAGCCGGGTACGCACGCTGCGCGCCCGTGAGTTCCACCAGATCGCCGGCCGGGCCGGCCGCGCGGGCTACGACACCGCGGGCTTCGTCTGCGCGCAGGCCCCCGAGCACGTCATCGAGAACGAGAAGGCCCTCGCCAAGGCGGGCGACGACCCGAAGAAGCGCCGCAAGGTCGTCCGTAAGAAGGCACCGGAGGGCTTCGTCGGCTGGGCGGACAGCACCTTCGACAAACTCATCGCCTCGGAGCCCGAGCCGTTGACCTCCCGCTTCCGCGTGACACACACGATGCTGCTGTCGGTGATCGCACGGCCCGGCAATGCATTCGAGGCGATGCGGCGACTGCTGGAGGACAACCACGAGCCGCGCAAGCAGCAACTGAGGCACATCCGACGGGCGATCGCCATCTACCGCTCGCTGCTGGACGGCGGCATCGTGGAGAAGCTCGACCGGCCGGACGCCGAGGGCCGCATCGTCCGGCTGACCGTCGACCTCCAGCAGGACTTCGCGCTCAACCAGCCGCTGTCCACCTTCGCGCTGGCCGCGTTCGAGCTGCTGGACCCCGAATCGCCGTCCTACGCGCTGGACATGGTGTCCGTCGTGGAGTCCACGCTGGACGATCCACGGCAGATCCTCGCCGCCCAGCAGAACAAGGCGCGTGGCGAGGCCGTGGCCGCGATGAAGGCGGACGGTGTCGAGTACGAGGAGCGCATGGAGCGCCTCCAGGAGATCACGTACCCCAAGCCGCTGGAGGAACTGCTCTTCCACGCGTACAACACCTACCGCAAGAGCCATCCGTGGGTGGGCGACCACCCGCTGTCGCCGAAGTCCGTGATCCGCGACATGTACGAACGGGCCATGTCCTTCACGGAGTTGGTCTCCTTCTACGAGCTGGCGCGCACCGAGGGCATTGTGCTGCGCTACCTGGCCAGCGCGTTCAAGGCCCTGGAACACACCGTCCCGGACGACCTGAAGTCCGAGGACCTCCAGGATCTGATCGCCTGGCTCGGCGAGATGGTGCGCCAGGTCGACTCCAGTCTCCTGGACGAGTGGGAGCAGCTGGCCAACCCGGAGGTGATGACCGCGGAGGAGGCCCAGGAGAAGGCCGACCAGGTCAAGCCGGTCACCTCCAACGCGCGCGCGTTCCGCGTCCTGGTCCGCAACGCCATGTTCCGCCGCGCCGAACTCGCCGCCCTCGACCAGGTCGGGGAGCTGGGCGAAATGGACGGCGAGTCCGGGTGGGACGCCGAGACGTGGGGCGAGGCGATGGACAAGTACTGGGACGAGTACGACGACCTCGGTACCGGTCCCGACGCCCGCGGGCCCAAGCTGCTGGTGATCAAGGAGGAGCCGCAGAACGGGCTGTGGCGGGTGCGGCAGATCTTCGACGACCCCGCCGGCGACCACGACTGGGGCATCAGCGCCGAAGTCGATCTCGCCGCGTCCGACGCCGAGGGCCGCGCGGTCGTCCGTGTCACCGACGTCGGTCAGCTGTGA
- a CDS encoding acyl-CoA thioesterase, which translates to MTNPAERLVDLLDLEQIEVNIFRGRSPQESLQRVFGGQVAGQALVAAGRTTDGERPVHSLHAYFLRPGRPGVPIVYQVERVRDGRSFTTRRVTAVQQGRTIFNLTASFHKPEQGSFEHQMPAGPEIPEPESLPTVADEIREHLGTLPEQLERMARRQPFDIRYVDRLRWSTEDVKEAEPRSAVWMRAVGPLGDDPLVHTCALTYASDMTLLDAVRIPVEPLWGPRGFDMASLDHAMWFHRPFRADEWFLYDQESPIATGGRGLARGRIFDLQGRLLVSVVQEGLFRAV; encoded by the coding sequence ATGACGAACCCGGCCGAAAGGCTCGTCGACCTGCTCGACCTGGAGCAGATAGAAGTCAACATCTTCCGCGGTCGCAGTCCGCAGGAGTCCCTCCAGAGGGTCTTCGGCGGCCAGGTGGCCGGCCAGGCACTGGTCGCCGCCGGACGCACGACGGACGGGGAACGGCCGGTCCACTCGCTGCACGCGTACTTCCTGCGCCCGGGCCGGCCGGGTGTGCCGATCGTGTACCAGGTGGAGCGGGTACGGGACGGGCGGTCCTTCACCACCCGCCGGGTCACCGCCGTACAGCAGGGCCGGACGATCTTCAATCTGACCGCTTCCTTCCACAAGCCTGAACAAGGGAGCTTCGAGCACCAGATGCCGGCGGGGCCCGAGATCCCGGAGCCGGAGTCCCTGCCGACGGTCGCGGACGAGATCCGGGAGCATCTGGGCACACTGCCGGAGCAGTTGGAGCGCATGGCACGGCGGCAGCCGTTCGACATCCGGTACGTGGACCGGCTGCGCTGGAGCACCGAGGACGTCAAGGAGGCCGAACCGCGCAGCGCCGTGTGGATGCGCGCGGTGGGACCGCTCGGTGACGACCCACTCGTGCACACCTGCGCGCTGACCTACGCCAGCGACATGACCTTGCTGGATGCGGTGCGCATCCCGGTCGAGCCGCTCTGGGGGCCGCGCGGCTTCGACATGGCGTCGCTGGACCACGCCATGTGGTTCCACCGGCCGTTCCGTGCGGACGAGTGGTTCCTGTACGACCAGGAGTCGCCGATCGCGACAGGCGGGCGCGGTCTGGCCCGCGGGCGCATCTTCGACCTTCAGGGGCGCCTGCTCGTGTCGGTCGTCCAGGAAGGCCTGTTTCGCGCGGTGTAG
- a CDS encoding DUF6397 family protein, whose amino-acid sequence MSGNTVTREVTSTARPAATTGRAPFSQSRAARELSLKRSEFDLAVHLGHIRTRAAEEGIGRQVDRSEVERLRGEEGFPEALRKRVATVGTREGSAIMEVTAARFTRLARLGLLIPVAFHLNRYRAVVWRYLADELCEFAADAKNAPLLSRPLPEALRGQLDTGLDLRPRNWRGRYLGFLLGQAGEPWERAGALASLLDPVQISEIVTDPYERSHLSRFRPPPPAHGTPGSPAAHLTERITTAQDPDEIGLLRADLERTVREARIQRPAPRPVSRHLDPHPHQNDSHRHPDTHRHRDAHRHADAHPRSARHRCPPAPEHCERHRPGEFSRPARGLLGRLFHRAT is encoded by the coding sequence ATGTCCGGCAACACTGTCACGCGTGAGGTCACGTCAACCGCTCGGCCGGCTGCCACCACGGGCCGAGCGCCCTTCTCGCAGAGCCGGGCGGCTCGCGAACTGAGCCTCAAACGCAGCGAGTTCGACCTAGCCGTGCACCTCGGCCACATCCGCACCCGGGCCGCTGAGGAAGGAATCGGCCGGCAGGTCGACCGCTCTGAGGTCGAACGGCTGCGGGGGGAGGAGGGCTTTCCGGAGGCGCTGCGGAAGAGGGTGGCGACCGTGGGGACCAGGGAGGGCTCGGCGATCATGGAGGTGACCGCCGCCCGGTTCACCCGTCTGGCCAGGCTGGGCCTCCTGATTCCGGTGGCCTTCCACCTCAACCGCTACCGGGCCGTGGTCTGGCGGTACCTGGCGGACGAACTGTGCGAGTTCGCCGCCGACGCGAAGAACGCCCCGCTGCTGAGTCGGCCCCTGCCGGAGGCGCTGCGGGGCCAGTTGGACACCGGCCTGGACCTGCGCCCCCGCAATTGGCGCGGACGGTACTTGGGCTTCCTGCTGGGTCAGGCAGGAGAACCGTGGGAGCGGGCGGGCGCCCTGGCCTCGCTGCTAGACCCGGTCCAGATCTCCGAGATCGTCACGGACCCCTACGAGCGCTCCCATCTGAGCCGCTTCCGGCCACCACCACCCGCCCATGGCACACCCGGCTCGCCGGCCGCCCACCTCACCGAGCGGATCACGACGGCGCAGGACCCCGACGAGATCGGCCTGCTCCGAGCGGACCTGGAGCGGACAGTGCGGGAGGCGCGCATCCAGCGGCCCGCGCCCCGCCCGGTCTCACGACACCTCGACCCGCATCCGCACCAAAACGACTCACACCGGCATCCGGACACGCACCGACATCGGGACGCACACCGGCACGCGGACGCACACCCGCGCTCGGCACGGCACCGGTGTCCGCCCGCGCCCGAGCACTGCGAACGACACCGTCCAGGCGAGTTCTCCCGACCGGCGCGCGGCCTGCTGGGCAGGCTCTTCCACAGAGCTACCTGA